aaaataatatttttacacaataaaataatatatcccaaaatccaaataaaaacaaaaacccaaaaaccagaaacccaaagagagagagagagaggaattgatAAAGTactattgctattttttttacaatagttgGTTTTTACAAGTCCGGATGTGTGGGTGTTTGGGCTTTTATGCTTAATTTTCTCTACATATAGCATATGTCATTCCCAATATAAATGCTCTAAGAAGTATCAGTAATCAAATGATATTCAAAAATTGAGTGTTCCACCCCATATTGAATTGGAAAAGCCTAACTGATAGTTACAGAAAAGCATCCATCTAGGCTAGGTTGCTAGGATTTGGGATGTTTACgagttttgtaattcaatagCATTGACGGGTTTCTTTAATAAGAAGAAGcaagattcaaaattttttttttttttggatttaggCTAGGCTAGGATTCCGTAGCCAGGTTTGCATGGAGATGCCAAAATTGCCAATCATACTGTGAAGTCTTATTCTTGATTGTGTGAAGCACATACTTTCTGATATATATATGCGTgtcattttatgtaatttagcAGAAAATGCGAGAGCTCTCTGATTGGACTTTGTCATGGGTGGGGAGTGAGGGTGACCCAAGGTGTACTTGTTTGAttccaattaaaattttcaaagtgtGGTCATGGTATGCATTAATTTTCAAAGCGATTTGATAAGGAATTTGACTTCGTAGATTATAGAAGGAGTTTGGTAATGCTTCATTTAAGAGGACTTTTAAGCAAGTAACaatgaaaatatgaaaacaGGTAAAGGAAATGCTAATAAGTTTTCAAGTACCAGGACTGAATTCTAAGTTATTTCTAGCTCCTTTGAATCACAAGAAATGGATAAATTCAAAGCCTAATTCATTTACTTAGTGAAAGATTTTGAAGGTTTACAATAAATGGAATAAAGCCAAGTTCTTTACATGAATATCAAATTGGTTCGAAGTAAACATCTTTAAGATTAAACAAGACTAACATTAATAGAGAACCTaaatcaaattccaaaaaacTTATATAAATAAGATTAACCTGGGTAATAAGATTACAATGAAGCACTTACAAGTTACAAGTATGAACATGTTTCAAGTCTACTTGTAATGAGTGGTGTCATTCCTTTGAAAATAATCCTTCTATTTGTACTTGAGGCTTAGCGGTTTGTAATCGATATTCCTTAGCGATTATCATTAGCTAGTTTTTTCACACGTCTTTCTTTCCTTATGCTTGAATGACACTTGTTGCAACTTCCGCTTGTTGTTTTTTAGAGCTAATACTTGCTACAAAAATTGTCATGCATGTTCCCACGTCACTTCTCACATTCCTATGTTTTCACAGTTGTAATTTCTTTGTCATGCACCTATCAAGTTTATAATTTTACTAgaggaaattttaatttaataccAACGGCACTCTTGAATTTTCTTGTAGGttttccacctttttttttttgaaagattatTAAACTTTATCTCAAAAGTTGTTGATTTTTgtagcagaaaataaaaatgtagaaaTCCAtcaataaaatatgaaattttatctacacgtaaatatataaatatataaataataattttaaaacaaaatataataaaaatcttaattaatccttttttaaggaaaaaatctTAATTAATCTAGGCCCTACTTTTTGCATGATTGTCCTAATTAAGAATACTTTTACAAAGAGAATAAGAATACTTTTACCTAACTTTTTGTGAGCTTGCATGGTTTTCGTTAATTAATCTATCTATAATTTGGAAAAACACTTCTTGATCTACAATAACTTATAAAAAACACTCTCGTGAAAAATTTCATTACTATTGAAAGATTCGTAAGGATgaatattaaataaacattttagGTCATGGAGTTCGTCGgtctttctttaaaatattatcACTCTTTTGAAGTGTAAAGCCAATTTTGCTTGTGGAATTTAGGTCTAAAtaaacagttaaaaaaaaaaatccaccttCTCCTTtggtgggttttgtttgttttggttaatttaGAAAGAATATCGctgggcaatttttttttctttttttttttttatactgaAAAGGAGGGCTTACAACCTTAAACAGATATAAACAATTCCACCTAAACCCATTACATCTTGGGTTCTCATCTAGCTCTCTGATTCCTGGTTAGTTTTGAAGATTCAGGCACATAATTTCGAAGGGCAATAATGCTAACTTCCCTCGTGGTCTAATTTATTTAGATAATCATGTTAATTATTTTCTCATTAGGGTATACTTCCATCTATTtctatttatttcattattttttttaacaatttctaCATTGGTAGAATACGTTCATGTTCAAATTTATTAGTTGAATTAACTGAAACCTatgtacataaattttttacaacagTAAGATACTCAACTTATTCTGACatattcaaaaatttaaaaattaaaagacataTTCATTTGTGTTTTGACACACCACATATGACATATCTAACTCGTAGATCGTAGCGTTTACATAAACCATCACCATCAAGTGGTGACTCATGGTCCCATTGCTTGCGTCtagctaagaaaaaaaaaagttatgatcTTCAATTGCCAGTTGATACCAACTTCATATATAGTTCACATCAGTTTACAGTGTATATATAATTGCTTATCAAGACCAAGGTTACCATGTCCAACACTTTTtatggttctctctctctctctctctctctctctcttacacacGCACAGATTGCTTAGATAATGATTTTCTAACCAACCCTTtagatttttttctcttttattgtCATTTCATTTGCTTGATCCACAACTTTGTCATGGaatggtttgtgtttttttgatCCTCTGAGAAAGACAAGGAACAATCTATGGTTGCTCCAAAGCTCTACCTTTGTACAACATTTCCCAATTAGGCCATCTGTTACCTATAGATGGTCCTGTTTACATTGTTTTTTCAAAGTAAACAGCTTGCGTGACTCTTGTCCTTGAGCTCTATAAAGTAGTGAGCGACTTCAAAAAGTCCAAGTCTCTTAAGACTCCAAAACATCTCAGCGATGAAGCGGTTCAGTAGCTCTGATAGCTTGGCTGCTTTGATCTCCATTAGTCCACCTAAAGGTAAACAAAATTCAAGTAGAAAATTTTATGTGATgccttattttatatatagaccCAGCTATATTTCCATTATTTCAGACACTGTAACAAGATTCTGACTCTCCCTGTGATTACTGATAGCACTGTTATTTGGATCTCCAAAGAAACCAAAACTTCAGTTCATGCTTAGTCTATCTTTTATACATTTAAGTTGTTAAATTGTGCACAGGTATTTGAGAAtaaaaacacaatcataatgAATTTGTGCTTACAAAACGATGAATTATTTAGGtgtgtatttttcttcttaaacaAAAACGCAATACAGTTcataattgaatatttattattgtttgatCGGAGCtatattagaatttagaattagACTTATTATCAATTGGTAGTTTTGAATTATGAGGTCCTTGGATAGCTTACATGATCATGAACTTTGTTTGAATGCATCTATTCTCTGATATTGCAAACTCCATCACCTTTTCTTTCTAACACAAAACTTCCACTATTGTCAATGTAGAGAACAACACTTATTGCTACAGTGAGGATTTCCATGCAATGCTAGATAGATTAGAGCACGAAGATATGGAGGAAGAAACTGGGCTGGTCATGGGGAAGAAACGGAGACTTAGCTTGGAACAGGTAAAGGCATTGGAGAGGAGCTTTGAAGTGGAAAACAAGCTAGAACCAGAGAGAAAGGTAAAATTAGCAGCAGAACTAAGCTTGCAACCAAGACAAGTGGCTATATGGTTCCAAAACCGCCGAGCCCGCTGGAAAACCAAGCAACTGGAGGGGGATTATGGGGTTCTTAAAGCTAGTTATGATGCTCTAAAGCTTGACTACCACAATCTTGAGCAGGAAAACAAAGCTCTAACCTCAAAGGTATGTCATATGAGTAATCATAGGACCCCAAcaattttcacacattttttttaccaactGTTGACTGACTTCTTATGAGTTATGATGAAATAGCATCACTTTCAAATGGGATCTAGATCCGGTACGATATGCAATAGTTAATAAATGGGtgagattgaaagttaaaaattcaatttttaatctCAACTCTTggatcagatttgttttttaacCTTTCTACCTTTTACATCTCACAACCACATGATAATTTTCAGACTAATTGAAATcatatattgataaattaacaaattcccaaaagtttaagttgttaagtaataatgattttttttttcaatagttacaatgggaTGTCTCTCTTGAAAATGTCATAAAGGAACCTTGACAAGTAATAATGATTTTAATCATTTAGTCATAATCAATTATCAATTATCCAAAAATACAAAGGTGTTAGGAAATGTTCATTTAGCAATTCTAACATATATGGTTAAAGTCTCATTTTGGTTGCATATCAAAAGGCTAAAGTCCTTCACTTTAACTTaaaattgtggatttttttttcttctcctttttggGTTCTTGGAAGTCCTTCACTTTAACttaaattgtggattttttttcttctcctttttggGTTCTTGGATTGCAGATGAAAGAGTTGAAATCCAAGCTCTGTAGAGCAAGTTCAGAAAGCAACCACTCTGTGAACGAACAGTCTCCAATATCAGAGTTTGACAACAACGTTTCTGAGCAAAGTAAAGGCAATGACTTACGTGCAGAGAACAGCAACAAGGCAGGGTCAGTAGACAGCGACTCAAATGGGATCATGAAGGAAGAAagcaaaatgaaattttctctttctttcaatGGCTCATCTTCCTACACTAATCCATTGGTGAATCGGCTTCAATTCTCTGATCCCAGAACGGTTGTTTCAGCTAAAGCACACCAACCCCAGATT
This genomic stretch from Castanea sativa cultivar Marrone di Chiusa Pesio chromosome 1, ASM4071231v1 harbors:
- the LOC142622359 gene encoding uncharacterized protein LOC142622359 isoform X2, which encodes MNYLENNTYCYSEDFHAMLDRLEHEDMEEETGLVMGKKRRLSLEQVKALERSFEVENKLEPERKVKLAAELSLQPRQVAIWFQNRRARWKTKQLEGDYGVLKASYDALKLDYHNLEQENKALTSKMKELKSKLCRASSESNHSVNEQSPISEFDNNVSEQSKGNDLRAENSNKAGSVDSDSNGIMKEESKMKFSLSFNGSSSYTNPLVNRLQFSDPRTVVSAKAHQPQIVKMEEQSLFSTEDSCNFFAVDQAPTLHWYLPEQ
- the LOC142622359 gene encoding uncharacterized protein LOC142622359 isoform X1, translated to MKRFSSSDSLAALISISPPKENNTYCYSEDFHAMLDRLEHEDMEEETGLVMGKKRRLSLEQVKALERSFEVENKLEPERKVKLAAELSLQPRQVAIWFQNRRARWKTKQLEGDYGVLKASYDALKLDYHNLEQENKALTSKMKELKSKLCRASSESNHSVNEQSPISEFDNNVSEQSKGNDLRAENSNKAGSVDSDSNGIMKEESKMKFSLSFNGSSSYTNPLVNRLQFSDPRTVVSAKAHQPQIVKMEEQSLFSTEDSCNFFAVDQAPTLHWYLPEQ